Part of the Nostoc sp. ATCC 53789 genome, ATCAGCACAAAACCAGCTCTATCTATTGTCATTACAATAGGTAGAAGTGTTGCCTTTTTAGCAAATTCATACTGAATTATAGAAATTAAAAACCCCGGTATGTAGCCTAAAATTGCAATTAATAATGCTTGCTGTAAAACTATAGATAAAAGGTATCTTTGTTGATAACCAATTGCTTTTAAAGTGGCATACTGGGGTAAATGTTCAGAAACATTGGTATAGAGAATTTGATATACGACTACAATACCTACCACAATTCCTAATCCTACCCCTAAGTTAAAAATAAATCCAATAGCTGTACTAGTTTGCCAGTAATTTTTTTCAAAAGCAATCAATTGTTCTTTTGATAATACTTTTACATCTTTAGGTAAAAAGGTTTTTAACTTTTCTGTAAACTCTTGGGCATCATATCCTGGTTTTAATTTGATTAAACCAATATCAATTAATCCTTTATAACGAGAGCTAAAAATCCTTAAGAAGTTAAGATGACTGGTGACTAAATTTCCATCGGAACCAAAAGATGTACCTAGATTAAATAGTCCAGCTACTTTAACCCGGCGATTTGAAGAACGATTACCAATTTCTGTTTCTACATTACCTTTTTGCTCAAAATCTGCAACCACAGGCCCGAATTCAGCGCGAGAACTGCGGTCAAATAAAACCACATTTGGAATTTTTAGTTTGTTGATATTTTCCTCAACTCCAGGAAAATCTACGACCTGATAGCGAATATCAAAACCAATCACAAATATATTCCGCCAATAATCTTTAGTTTCGGGATTTTTCCATTGACCAAAGCCTAAATATACCGGTGCAACATAGTTAACTTCTGGAAATGCTAAAGACTGAGATAAACGTCGTTCTGGAAAACTTTCCATAGCAATTAAAGCTGTAGAACGAGGACTAATCAAAAAACAATCCCCTTGTAAGCCTTGGTGCAAACGAACAGCACTGTCAAATAAAGCATCTCGAATGCCTAGTTGGACGAAGACAATTACTACAGCAAAAACCACTCCTAATAAAGCAATAATTAATCTGGCTTTCTGATATCTAAGTTGCAACCAAGCTACTGGTATTTTTTTGCGAAGTATCATATTTATATTTCCAATTTAGAACAGGGTAAAAAATAGCTAATAATGAGATTTTTATTAGTTGGATATTGAGAGATAAAAGTTTTGTCAATTTTATGGTGATTCAGTATTAATCATGACGTTGACTTCTAAATTAGTGAGGTTAGCAACTTTTTGGCTATCTTGTGGAGACAGACGAATTTTAACTTCGACAACTCTAGTATCTGCATCCGCAACAGGATCGGTTCCTAAAGCATTTAAAACGCCAACTTTTAAACCAACTTCATCGACATTGCCTTTCAGTTCTTCGATTAATCCACCACTGGTAACAGTTGCTTGTTGACCAAGACGAACTTTACTAATATCGGTTTCATAAACTTCTGCGATCGCGTACATTTGTTCTGTCTGACCTAACTCGATAATTCCATCTTTGCTAATAACTTCACCAGCCCATGTGTGAATTTTTAAAACTTGTCCATTTTTAGGCGATCGCACATAAGCCAAATTTAAATCTGCTTGAGATTTTTTCACAGCAGCCTGGGCATTTGCTAGCTCTGATTCTGCCACACTGACATCTACAGGGCGGACTTCTGCGGTGGCATTTAGAGTTGCTTTGGCTTCTTCAACTTCGTTTTTTAAGGTTGCTAATGTGCGATTCAAATTGGCTTGTGCTTCTTTGACTTGTTCTGTTCTAGTACTAATAATTTTCTGTAAATTAGATTCAGCTTCTGCAAGTTGTTCTTGAGTAGTATTGTTTTGTAGACAAGTGCTATCTCGTTGAGAAGCTGAAACTACTCCTTTTTGATACAAAGAATTATAGCGATCGCATTCAGTTTGAGCATATCGCAATTCAGCTTGAATCCTCTTAATGGTTGCGGCTTGAGAATTCTTTTCTCCTTGTAACTGAGCTGCTAAATTAGCAATAGTTGCCCTTTGAATTGTGAGTTGACCTTCTAGTTCTGCTCTTGTTTGTTGATATTTTGCCGTTTGAGCGTTAATATCTCCTGTTTTCGCGCCAGCTTTAGTCTGTTCTAGTTTAGCTTGAGCAACATTAACTTCAGTTTTTGCCTGTTCCAAAGCTGCTTGCAGACGTTCTTGGTTATCCAGAATTGCCACTACTTGACCTGTTTTTACCTTGTCTCCTTGTTTGACAAGTAGCTTTGCAACTCGTACACCTTCACCTTGTATAGAAGTAGGAGCAGATAGCTTAATTACTTCTCCTTTAGGCTCTAGATATCCTCTAGCAGCAACCGCACTGGGACTTACTTGAATTTTATTATTAGCTGCAATAGCCTGTTGCGATCGCTTTTGATTTTCTAGTTGATTATTTAAAACTAAATAAAACGAAGTAGCACAAGTAGCTAAAGCCGCAGCGCCTAAAATTACAACAAATCTCCAGTCTACAGGTTTGGCAAAAAACTGATATTTCATAATTTAACTTAAATCTCTAAAATCTACTTTTACAAAAGTGACAATGTAGGCAAGAGATATATTTGTAAAAGCTGTTTTTTACAAATATATCTCTGTATTTTCAGGCTCGATTAATACACCCAAGGTAATAAACGACGAGTGCGTTTTTTATATGCCTCGTATGCATTACTAAAAGCTTGCAGCAATATTTTTTCTTCAACTCGGCAGCGAAAATCATGAGCTAAAAAATTAGCAATTACTTGCAGTAAAAATCCCAGTCTTGGAACAATTAGAAACGAGCCAAAAAACAGAAGTTGAAAAGCGAAGTAAAGTGGATGTCTGACAAAACTATAAGGCCCTTTGGTCACAAGTTGATGACCGGGATCGATGTGGGGAAATAACCGCCAACTGCGAAAAACCCAAAAAGACCATACTTTCACAATTAATGCCAAACCAAGAATAGCAATTCCTAGAGCTTGAATCGGAAAAGTCGGTTGAAATACAAAAAATCCTAGCGCATCGGGATTTGCCCACCAAATTGCTAGCAAAATGTAAAAAATACCGTAG contains:
- a CDS encoding ABC exporter membrane fusion protein, which encodes MKYQFFAKPVDWRFVVILGAAALATCATSFYLVLNNQLENQKRSQQAIAANNKIQVSPSAVAARGYLEPKGEVIKLSAPTSIQGEGVRVAKLLVKQGDKVKTGQVVAILDNQERLQAALEQAKTEVNVAQAKLEQTKAGAKTGDINAQTAKYQQTRAELEGQLTIQRATIANLAAQLQGEKNSQAATIKRIQAELRYAQTECDRYNSLYQKGVVSASQRDSTCLQNNTTQEQLAEAESNLQKIISTRTEQVKEAQANLNRTLATLKNEVEEAKATLNATAEVRPVDVSVAESELANAQAAVKKSQADLNLAYVRSPKNGQVLKIHTWAGEVISKDGIIELGQTEQMYAIAEVYETDISKVRLGQQATVTSGGLIEELKGNVDEVGLKVGVLNALGTDPVADADTRVVEVKIRLSPQDSQKVANLTNLEVNVMINTESP
- the devC gene encoding ABC transporter permease DevC, with translation MILRKKIPVAWLQLRYQKARLIIALLGVVFAVVIVFVQLGIRDALFDSAVRLHQGLQGDCFLISPRSTALIAMESFPERRLSQSLAFPEVNYVAPVYLGFGQWKNPETKDYWRNIFVIGFDIRYQVVDFPGVEENINKLKIPNVVLFDRSSRAEFGPVVADFEQKGNVETEIGNRSSNRRVKVAGLFNLGTSFGSDGNLVTSHLNFLRIFSSRYKGLIDIGLIKLKPGYDAQEFTEKLKTFLPKDVKVLSKEQLIAFEKNYWQTSTAIGFIFNLGVGLGIVVGIVVVYQILYTNVSEHLPQYATLKAIGYQQRYLLSIVLQQALLIAILGYIPGFLISIIQYEFAKKATLLPIVMTIDRAGFVLIATVIMCFVSGATAVRKLKQADPADIF
- a CDS encoding isoprenylcysteine carboxylmethyltransferase family protein, yielding MTQFQFAVAFPEQLPQVDVKAILCLVHSLYWLLIVNASIIRRRKLNNPESFVDTSTKEPVASESSITPQGPPALFLTSATYGIFYILLAIWWANPDALGFFVFQPTFPIQALGIAILGLALIVKVWSFWVFRSWRLFPHIDPGHQLVTKGPYSFVRHPLYFAFQLLFFGSFLIVPRLGFLLQVIANFLAHDFRCRVEEKILLQAFSNAYEAYKKRTRRLLPWVY